The Synergistaceae bacterium region GTTGCAGAAAGACTAGGGGAAATAGTTATTGGTGGCAAATGCGGCGGGGACACACCCAGATCCATGCCGAACCTGGAAGTTAAGCCCGCGAGCGTCGATGGTACTGTGTGGGGTACACACGGGAGAGCAGGCCGTCGCCAGTATATGATTAGAGCAGAGGGAAGCTGTTAGAGATAACGGTTTCCCTCTTTTATTATTTATTATTCCCGTCCGAAACGTCTCAGCAGGTCTGCATTCTTCAGCTCTATCATCGTCGGCCGTCCGTGCGGGCAAACATACGGCTGTTCGCACTCATGAAGTTCCTTCCATAATGTCAGTGCCTCCTCGCGTGAAAGACCAGTCGTCAGCTTCACCGAAGCCTTGCAGGCCATCGTCGCCCAGATTCTCCACAGCAACTCTCTGCTGTTCTTGCCGTGATTGAGCTTCAGCGCATCAAGCGATGTCCTCAGCAGCTCTTCCGCCCCAATGTCCGCACCAATCGTCGGAATCCCCTGCAGCTCCACGCCCTGCGCTGTGTTCCCGAACACAAATCCTGCCTCCGTAAGTTCCCGTTCATGCTCCTGAACCTCAAGGGCAAGAGCAGGATACAGCAGCACCACAGCTAACAGCGTCTGTGTGTTCCGAGAAGACTCGGCAGATGCCTTTATGCGTTCGTAGTTCACGCGTTCGTGCCCCGCATGAGGATCCATGAGGATTATTGCTTCTCCGTCGTCGTAAATCAGGTAGCCGCCGGAACTCTGCCCGAGATATTTCACGCTGGGTTCTGGTTCTGGCTCGCTGTCCGAGAACATTATCTGCGTGCCCGCAGATTTTGGCGTGTCGCCGAAGTTCCAGCCTGAAGACTGACGGGCAGGTGCAGGAGCAGGAACTGATGCTGGCTTGTGAGGAGTGGTGATGATTTCCGGCAGAGGCATCGGGCTTCCCAAGTGTTTCACCGCCTCGTGAATCGCGTCGTAAATCTCCCCGTTGTAGCGGAAACGTACCTCTGACTTGGCCGGATGGATATTCACGTCAACCAGCACAGGATTCAGCGTGAAGAACAGTGCCCAGTTGCCCGCCAGATCACGCGCCGCCTGAGACAGTGCGCCCTTAATCACCGGGTCATTCACTGCCCGGCCGTTCACGAAAGCCATGCTGTCCCCGCGTCCGTTAAGTCCCGCACGAGCCTGAAACCAGCACTCCAGCTCCGTGCTGCCTGACTTGACATTCACGCACTGAATCTCCGGGCCGGTGTCCCAGACTTTCGCGAGAACCCGCCCCTTGTCGCCCGCACCATCCGTCGCAAAAATCACCTTGCCGTCATGCTCGAGCGTGAAGGACACTGAGGGGTTGCACACGGCGTATTCACGGAGAAACACCGCACAGCGTCGAAGCTCTCCTGACGCGCTCTTGAGGAATTTGCGACGGGCAGGAAGACCCGAGAAGAGGTTATCCACTTTGACGCGCGTTCCCTTAGGGCAGTTCGCGGGAATGTGCTCGATGATTTTCCCGTCATGTGTGCGGATTATTCCGCCGGAAGCCGCACCTTCCTGCCTGCTCCGTATTTCCACATCAGCTACGGCAACAAGGCTGGCTAATGCCTCTCCCCTGTAGCCCAGCGTCATGATATGCTCGAGATCCTCGAGGGAAGATATTTTGCTGGTTGCGTGGTACATCAGCGCAAGAGGCAGCTCGTCGAACGCTATTCCCGTTCCGTCGTCCTCAACAATAATGCTGAGGCGGCCTCCGTCCTTCAGGCTCACGCGTATTCTCTTGGCCTCAGCGTCTAGTGCGTTCTCCGCAAGTTCCTTCACGGCTGAAGCTGGGCGTTCAACAACTTCACCGGCGGCTATCCGCGACCATATACTTTCATCAAGTGCAGTAATTGAGAGCACATACACACATCCTCTATCTGTAGTATATGCTAATTATAAGTGTTCAGCGTTTCAAGGTCATGCTGTATCTGTTCTGCGCGCCTGCTGGTCAGAGAGCTGATTATGAAATCACGGTTCTGTGCGTAAAGTTCTTCGGGAGTCTGCGTCAGTGCATGTTCAAGCTCGCAGGCAAACTGTTCGTAGCTGGTTATATTCGGGCAGTAACGGGAGGTATTGAGTGCGCGGAACTCTTCATTGTCGGGGTAACGTCCGAGCAATGCACAGCCCAATATCGCACTTTCGTAGAAACGCGGAGTCATGAAGCATATACCGTTAGTGCCGTCTCTTGCGTTATCTATGCCGGAACACCCGATACGGACTGCGGCATGTAACGGACACCGCTTGAAGGTGATATTGCTTTGATGCGCTGTAATACATCACGTGAGGTTACGTAGAACAGCCTCATGTTCTGTGTGGCTTTGGCAACCAGCTTCATATCTTCTTCGCTCCACAGGTCAAGAAATATCGGAAGGCAGTTCTTCTCAGTACACATGCGCATTTCTGCCGGAAACATCAGGAAGCATAGAGATAACGGCTTGCTGAGATCCTGTTCAAGGACTTGTGATGAAAGCGTCCTTGATACTTGGATGCAGTGATTATATCATGCATGCCTTTTTCACAAGTTCATCGAGAATCTTCAGGGCTTCCTTCGGCGTGATGTTGTCAGTGTCAAGCTGCCTCAGCTCCTCGAGAACCGCATCTTCTTCCGGCGAGAACAGCATTATCTGCCGCTTCAAGGCATTCTGCGGGAGCGGAGCAGGAATCTCCCGCGCCTCTATTCCCCCGTGCTCGAAGACTTCCAGAAGCTCGAATGCCCGCCTCAGCACCATGTCCGGCACTCCCGCAAGACGCGCAACCTCAATCCCGTACGACCGTCCCGCCGCGCCCCTCTCAACCTGATGCAGGAACAGAATCCCGTCCGCACCCTCAGCTACCTTCATGCTGTAGTTCCTCACTCCATCTAACCTGTCTTCAAGGCAAGTCAGCTCGTGGTAATGCGTCGCGAACATCACACGCGCATTCGCGGCACCCTGCAGGTACTCGAGGACTGCCCATGCTATGCTCATCCCGTCCCACGTCGCCGTTCCCCTGCCCACTTCGTCGAGGACAACAAGGCTTCGGTCAGTTACGTTGTTGAGGATGTTGGCGGTCTCCAGCATCTCGACCATGAACGTGCTCGAGCCCCTCACGAGGTCATCCCGCGCGCCTATCCTCGTAAACACGCGGTCGACAAGCCCTATCTTCGCGCTCTCCGCCGGAATCCACAAGCCCGCCTGTGCCATTATCGCAATTAACGCAGTCATCCTCAGCCACGTGGATTTTCCCGCCATGTTCGGGCCGGTCAGAATGATTATCCGTCCGTCGCCGCCTAACGTTACGTCGTTGGGCACAAAGCCTGCATCCCTCTGCTCGGTCTCAATTACCGGATGCCGTCCCCCTCGAATCTCTATCATGTCGGACGCGTTGACCTCCGGGCATGAGTACCCTCTCTCGCGCGAAACTCCTGCGAACGACGCACAACAGTCCAGAATACCCAGCACTCTTCCCGTCATCTGGAGCTGTGGGCTGTACTTCAGGACGTGTGCGACCACCTGCTGATACAGTTCTGCTTCAACGCGCGAAATCTCTGCCCCGCTGTCCTGCATACGGAGTTCAAACGCCTTCAGCTCGGGTGTCGTGTAACGTCTGGCGTTCACGAGGGTCTGCGTCTGCTTGAAATATTCCGGCTGAATAGTCAGGCCTCCTTTGCCTGTCTCAAGGTAGTACCCGAACGCGTTTGTGTAGCCCGCTTTGAGCTTCGGGGTCGCCGTAGCCATACGTTCCTTCTCGACGTAGTCGGTCAGCCACTGTTCACCGTTCTCTGCTTCATTCCTCAGTTCGTCAAGCGAGGAGTCAAACCCCGCGCGTATAACTTGGCCTGCTCCCAGTGCTCTAGGTAGGCTGTCGTTGAGCGCGCTCTCAAGGTAGGAGCTGAGTTCCGAGAGGTCAGGCAGTGAAGCGATTATCCCCCTCAATGGCTCGTCAGCATTGATGCTCAGAATGTCAGGAATGAGCCTCAGCGTGTCCCGTACAGCCCCCAAGTCCTGCGGGTTGAAGTTACCTAGCGACAAACGGGACAATGAACGTTCAACGTCCCGTGTGCCCGCAAGCGTGTCGAGAAGCCTCGCGCACTCTCCCGCCGCGTCAACCAGAACGCCGATAGCCTTCTGACGACGCTGAATCGCCTTGATGTCCATCATCGGCCGTAATATCCAGTCCTTCAGGGTACGCCGTCCCATAGGAGTACGGTTTTTGTCGAGGCACGTGAAGAGCGACACGCTGTCTCCTGCAGTCTCGGGGATAAGTTCAAGGTTGCGCTGTGCCGATGCGTCGAGGCTCATCCTGTCCCTGACAATCAGCGGTGAGAGCCTTAACACGTTATCGAGGGAGCTGAACTGTGTAGCGGAAAGATACTCTAACGTCGCCCACGCAGGACCTACACACGGGTCGCGTTCGTCTATCCCGAAGCCGGAGAGTTTCTGCGTGTGGAGAGCAGCCTTCAGACGGCCGGCAGAGTTCTCGGTCTTGAAGTTTTCGGGCGAAACGGGCTGAAGGTTATAGCCGTCGAGGAACGCCGGAAGGTTCTTCAGGTTCGAGGGGTAAAGCACTTCGCCAGGCGTGAACGCCGAGAGCATTGCCGACGCATCACGTTCGGAGAGAGTTCCGGCCTCGAGAGTGCCCGTGTCGACGTGGAGCAGAGCCATCGCCACCCGTCCCTTGAACGGCCAGACTGCGGCCAAATGCGCCGAGTCCCGCGCGGAGTCTTCGGGAAGGTACGTGCCCGGAGTAACCACGCGTATAACTCTGCGTTCAACGAGGCCTTTGCTGGAAGGTTCGCCGATCTGTTCGCAGATTGCCGCCCTGTAACCCGCCTTGATGAGACGCGACAGGTACGAGTTCAGCGCGTGGTGAGGGATTCCCGCCATCGGTATCTTCTTCTCCGGGTCGCGGGCGGTAAGCGCAATATTGAGTGCACCTGAGGCCTGCCGTGCGTCGTCAAAGAACATCTCGTAGAAGTCTCCCATCCTGAACAGAAGCAGCGAGTCGGGGAACTGTTCCTTGAAGGCCTTGTACTGTTCGAGCCACGGGGTAATCTTAATGTCGTCGGGTATAGTTTTGCGTGTCATGGTTTCCAGCTTTCGGAGTCAGATAAATTTTCGAGCGCATTGATTATTTTAGCGTAAAGGTCAGGGATTTCACGCCGCAAGCTGGCGATGTATTCCCTTATGCGCTGTCGTTCTGTGTGTCCGGCAAACGGGCATACGCTCTCAATGATGGGCAGTGATAACCTCTTGGCCTCGTCGATAATTGCCGCTTCTGTCGCGAGCACGAGAGGACGAATCACGGT contains the following coding sequences:
- a CDS encoding ATP-binding protein; this encodes MLSITALDESIWSRIAAGEVVERPASAVKELAENALDAEAKRIRVSLKDGGRLSIIVEDDGTGIAFDELPLALMYHATSKISSLEDLEHIMTLGYRGEALASLVAVADVEIRSRQEGAASGGIIRTHDGKIIEHIPANCPKGTRVKVDNLFSGLPARRKFLKSASGELRRCAVFLREYAVCNPSVSFTLEHDGKVIFATDGAGDKGRVLAKVWDTGPEIQCVNVKSGSTELECWFQARAGLNGRGDSMAFVNGRAVNDPVIKGALSQAARDLAGNWALFFTLNPVLVDVNIHPAKSEVRFRYNGEIYDAIHEAVKHLGSPMPLPEIITTPHKPASVPAPAPARQSSGWNFGDTPKSAGTQIMFSDSEPEPEPSVKYLGQSSGGYLIYDDGEAIILMDPHAGHERVNYERIKASAESSRNTQTLLAVVLLYPALALEVQEHERELTEAGFVFGNTAQGVELQGIPTIGADIGAEELLRTSLDALKLNHGKNSRELLWRIWATMACKASVKLTTGLSREEALTLWKELHECEQPYVCPHGRPTMIELKNADLLRRFGRE
- the mutS gene encoding DNA mismatch repair protein MutS; the encoded protein is MTRKTIPDDIKITPWLEQYKAFKEQFPDSLLLFRMGDFYEMFFDDARQASGALNIALTARDPEKKIPMAGIPHHALNSYLSRLIKAGYRAAICEQIGEPSSKGLVERRVIRVVTPGTYLPEDSARDSAHLAAVWPFKGRVAMALLHVDTGTLEAGTLSERDASAMLSAFTPGEVLYPSNLKNLPAFLDGYNLQPVSPENFKTENSAGRLKAALHTQKLSGFGIDERDPCVGPAWATLEYLSATQFSSLDNVLRLSPLIVRDRMSLDASAQRNLELIPETAGDSVSLFTCLDKNRTPMGRRTLKDWILRPMMDIKAIQRRQKAIGVLVDAAGECARLLDTLAGTRDVERSLSRLSLGNFNPQDLGAVRDTLRLIPDILSINADEPLRGIIASLPDLSELSSYLESALNDSLPRALGAGQVIRAGFDSSLDELRNEAENGEQWLTDYVEKERMATATPKLKAGYTNAFGYYLETGKGGLTIQPEYFKQTQTLVNARRYTTPELKAFELRMQDSGAEISRVEAELYQQVVAHVLKYSPQLQMTGRVLGILDCCASFAGVSRERGYSCPEVNASDMIEIRGGRHPVIETEQRDAGFVPNDVTLGGDGRIIILTGPNMAGKSTWLRMTALIAIMAQAGLWIPAESAKIGLVDRVFTRIGARDDLVRGSSTFMVEMLETANILNNVTDRSLVVLDEVGRGTATWDGMSIAWAVLEYLQGAANARVMFATHYHELTCLEDRLDGVRNYSMKVAEGADGILFLHQVERGAAGRSYGIEVARLAGVPDMVLRRAFELLEVFEHGGIEAREIPAPLPQNALKRQIMLFSPEEDAVLEELRQLDTDNITPKEALKILDELVKKACMI